The Osmia bicornis bicornis chromosome 12, iOsmBic2.1, whole genome shotgun sequence genome includes a region encoding these proteins:
- the LOC114873246 gene encoding uncharacterized protein LOC114873246 — protein sequence MSVEVRAGRPTMPTIPQSKRPTILVYPTVTPESIIIPIVSCILGFPLLALMVICCLRRRAKLARERARRRNCDLDHGALSLVRFSPVHRLASKEDLAGIDRPTRTVSLRSDRGSKAFPSLELDTVVEERSDPEQSTALELSSPD from the exons ATGTCGGTCGAGGTGAGAGCGGGTCGACCAACAATGCCTACAATTCCACAATCTAAGAGACCAACGATTCTAGTTTATCCTACAG TAACTCCGGAGAGTATCATCATCCCAATAGTATCTTGTATTCTTGGATTTCCATTGTTGGCGCTGATGGTTATCTGTTGCCTGAGAAGAAGGGCTAAACTTGCGAGGGAACGAGCCAGGAGAAGAAACTGTGATTTGGATCACGGTGCTTTGAGCTTGGTTCGTTTCAGCCCTGTTCATCGCTTAG CATCCAAAGAGGATTTAG CTGGAATTGATCGACCAACGAGAACGGTGTCCTTAAGAAGCGATCGAGGGTCCAAAGCTTTTCCGTCATTAGAGCTAGACACCGTGGTCGAAGAACGATCGGATCCTGAACAGAGCACCGCACTTGAACTCAGCAGTCCGGATTAG